The Chrysemys picta bellii isolate R12L10 chromosome 3, ASM1138683v2, whole genome shotgun sequence DNA window TCCGGGCTCCCTTTCGGATGCTTTCCTCCTATCGTGGAGAGACCAGCTGTTCTacgctttccctccattcccactggtccacagggtgCTGCTCAAGCTATGCAGAGACAAGGCACGtatgattctagtcgctccagcttggccaagacagcactggtacaccacgcttctggagctatcggtACAAACTCCGATCACgcttcccttgtgcccagactTGATCTCTCAGGACCGTGGCCGACtttgtcaccccgacctgcaatcgctccaccttacagcgtggatgctccatggctgaatcggaTAGAGCTACGGTGCTCACATCCagtgcaacagattctgctgggaagtagaaagcccttTACACAgaccacttacttagccaagtggaaatggttctcctgttggtgcgagcagtgggccacgccccccttgcaaGCGTCTATTCCTCTTATacttgaatatctcctatccctaaaacagcagggcttggcgatatcttcgGTCAGGGTTCACCTGGCAGCTATCtcggcgttccacccaggagaacacgcttcctcggtcttctctaacccgatggtcgtcagattcctcaagggcttagaccggctaTACCCACAGCAGCGCCAACCCGTTccggcgtgggatcttaacctggttctctccaagctcacggGGCCCCCGTTCAAGCCATTGGTtacctgctcactcctttacctatcttggaagacagccttccttgtagccatcacttcagcaaggcgtgTTTCCGAAATCAGGGCGCTCACATCTGAGCCTCCATacacagtcttccataaagacaaggtgcagcttcgcccccaccctgcctttcttcccaaggtggtgtcagcttttcatgtgaactAAGATATATtcctcccggtcttccatcctaagccgcacGCCACCCGTCAAGACCAGCGTATGCACTCCTTGTacgtacgcagggcccttgcTTTCTATATTGAGCGTACAAAACCGTTTaggaagacgacgcaactcttcattgcagtggccgaccggatgaaaggcttaccggtctcctcgcaacgtctctcctcttggatcatgtcctgcattcgtgcttgctacgacctggctgGTGCCCCGACGCCGTGCCTCACCACCCACTCCACAAGGGCCCAactgtgacgggttagatcacagaaacccccttgggagctgccaccagatgtgcaaagactacccctgcttctgttttccctgccagctcaggactccagcaccctgtcttgctgagccagacactcctgtttggctccacacacagatccagggactgaatcacttgtcccaaagctgcaagtttacctgaaaacagcgtacagaagtgcgcttgtctttagcactcagatgcccaactcccagtggggtctaaacccagataaatccgttttaccctgcataaagcttatgcagggcaaactcataaattgttcgccctctataacactgatagagagatatgcacagttgtttgctcccccaggtattaatacatactctgagtaaattactaaataaaaagtgattttattaaatacagacagtaggatttaagtggttcaaagtagtaacagacagaacaaagcaagtcaccaagcaaaataaaataaaatgcgcaaatctatgcctaatcaaactaaatacagataatctcaccctcagagatgtttcagtaagtttttctcagactggacaccttccaggcctgggcacaattctttcccctggtacagctcttgttgcagctcaggtggtagctaggggattcttcatgatggcttctcctcctctctgttctcttcccccctttatatatcttttgcataaggcgggaactctttggccttgtctacactacgagagtagttcgattttacttgcatcgaatttttgtaatcgatattgcaaagtcgaacgtgtgcgtccacactaaggacagtaattcgactttgtgcgtccacactaacggtgatagcgtcgacattcgaagcggtgcactgtggtcagctatcccacagttcccgcagtcccctctgcccattggaattctgggtgtagccggcaatgccttctgggtaacaaaatgagtcgagggtgcttttgggaaactgtcgtcatccgtccatcactcccgccctccctccctgaaagtgccggcgggaaaacagttcgcgcgcttttccagtcattgacagcgcggacgccactgtactccgagcatggagcccgctgcgaccatcgctgcagttgtggccgctctcaacgtctcgcagcttatcataaaggtttccctgaggcagatgcagaaaagtcaggcaaggaggctacggcaccgcggtgatgtcctgaagtctgagagtagcacagacctgtcagaaagcaggcgacccagcgccgaggacatcacagtggcaatgggtcatgttgatgccgtggaacggcgattctgggcacgggagacaagcactgagtggtgggaccgcatagtgctgcaggtctgggatgaatcccagtggctgcgaaactttcgcatgcggaagggaactttcctggaactttgtgagttgctgtcccctgccctgaagcgcagtgacacccggttgcgagctgcactgagtgtacagaagcgagtggccatagccctgtggaagcttgcaacgccagacagctaccggtcagtcgcgaaccagtttggggtgggcaaatctaccgtgggggttgttgtgatgcaagtagcgaaggcaatcgttgatgtactgctgccaaaggtagtgaccctgggaaacgtggaggcgatcatagatggcttcgcagcgatgggattcccaaactgcggtggggccatagatggaactcacatccctatcctggcaccggaccaccaggccacccagtacattaaccgaaagggatacttttccatggtgctgcaagcactggtggaccacaggggacgttttaccaacatctacgtgggatggccgggcaaggttcatgacgctcgtgttttcaggaactctggtctgtttagacggctgcaacaaggtatttacttcccggaccacaaaataactgttggggatgtggagatgcctatagtcatcctcggggacccagcctacccgctaatgccctggctcatgaagccctatactggcgccctggacactgaaaaagaactcttcaactaccggctgagcaagtgcagaatggtggtggagtgtgcttttggccgtctcaaggggagatggagaagcttactgactcgctgtgatctcagcgaaaccaatatccccattgttatagcagcttgctgtgtgctccacaatctctgtgagagcaagggggagacctttatggcggggtgggaggttgaggaaaatagcctggctggtgattactcacagccagacagccgggcgattagaagagaccagcgggagcgctgtgcatccgggaggctttgaaagcaaagttcctgagtgagcagggtaacctgtgattttatagtttgtgtactgagaagctaaacctgcccccgtttctttacccaggtaatgttgactatcctatccagttacatacccccttcaccccccctccaacacacgtgtcgaaataaaaatagttctactttgttaaagcacaccgttttctttaatactgttttagcgggaattttttaaaactgggacgcagactgtggtgcggggcgggtctagtgttgtgatgcgaatgcagcttctaaactcaaggattgacaggctccgctgcggtgggatgcttgtttcaacggagcctgtcacccctcctgatcgggactgtgtgtatgggaggtctatttgactttgtggcagggggaggacggttacagatcccatgctgtgtggctctgtgatcctgtctaaggaccggcgcttaagatctgtaactgccctctcccgccacaaagtcacagagcaacccaccccccccaacattacatcaaaacaacctcccagactaaccggggcaactagtcactgcatcactgcactgtgtatgtgccctgctgctgtgcctgcccccgactatgtaccctgccaaaggagactgtcctgtccaatttccaaccccctttcccctcctcctccaaaagaacatgattgaaacagtagttaacagaaacgaattttttattatcaactacacatggcattgggaggtgaaacttggacgtgggcttgtgtcaggcgggaaggaaagaacttttcaaattttgggaaatgagagccttctgctactagagctctctgcaggggtggagtgagagttagcagggactctgccgcctctccttctttgcactttgggtgaggtgggtatgggacttggtggcgggggagggcggttagagatggactgcagcggggctctgtcctcctgcctccgttcctgcagaacatccacaaggcgccggagcgtgtccgtttgctccctcagtagtccaagcagcgtttgagtcgcctgctggtcttcctgccgccacctctcctcccgatccatgttggcttggtgcattcgggtcaagttctcccgccactgggtctgctgtgctgcctgggcttgggaagaggccataagctcagagaacatgtcctcccgtgtcctcttcttcctacgcctaatccgcgctagcctctgggagtgtgattccaggctaggttgtgagacagtcgcagacggggctgtggaaatgggaaaaagggagtgaattcctctgaaagataaatgtagttgtgaacaaagaacatagtctttctctgtgaacaagaccatgcacagcacctttcacatgcgcactcagcacaaggtcgaattctcggccttcgcattctgtgcctggggtcttgaacagcacatttgagaagcgaggcagcacaacggaatttctgttgcaggcagacatggtaagccgtacacttgtggcagtttaaaacttttatattaccactggcctcatttcacatttaaatcaatgtcagtccctgctgccagcaatccggcaagcgggaactctgcccctgtcccaccccctcgcggctgtccccgggaatgatccctttcggctgcccctctcccgcctccaccgcgtggctgcaaaccagcggtgacagttctgtaaaggaacgggaaagcagtcccaacactaacattcccctacctaattaaaagcaggtcaccatggccgacatcaccctgatgaggatctccgagagcgacaaagagagaatgctccgggaaagcctccaaagaccagggccgtatgccgccctgctgtgcagagcaatgatccccgagtacctgataatctcgtggcgcggcaacgtgtcgtacttcggaggacccaataaggccgctctccccaagaacctcatgcaacggctttcaagttacctccaggagagcttcatcgagatgtcccaggaggattactgctctatccccgcacatatagaccgcattttactgtagctgcagtagcagggaatacacagtagagcggcttgtgcaggacaatcactgaaaaccggacattgctagatttcttttcaaaacttgcactgccccttactaaaccgttaagcgcctagggcacactaatcatgaacaacccattcttttaattgttaatattcctgttttgttaaaaataaatgtttagatgtttacaacacttactggctgatccttcaccagattctgtgtccggggtaatggctggggacgcttcgtaggggatctctgtaagggtgatgaagagatcctggctgtcggggaaatcagcgttgtgagagctgccaactgcctcgccctcctcatctccttcctcatcttccccgtcccctaacatgtctgaggaaccggccgtggacagtatcccatcctcagagtccacggtcactggtggggtagtggtggcggcagcaccgaggatggaatgcagtgcctcgtagaaacgggatgtctggggatgggatccggagcgtccgtttgcctctttggtcttctggtagccttgtctcagctccttgattttcacgcggcactgcgttgcatcccggctgtatcctctctctgccatgtctttagagatcttctcgtagatctttgcattccttcttttggatcgcagctcggaaagcacggactcatcgccccacacagcgatgagatccaagacttcacgatcagtccatgctggggctctctttctattcccagactgcacggccatcactgctggagagctctgcatcgttgccagtgctgctgtgctcgccacgatgtccagacaggaaatgagattcaaactggccagacaggaaaaggaattcaaattcaaattttcccggggcttttcctgtgtggctggtcagagcatccgagctcgcactgctgtccagagcgtcaacagagtggtgcactgtgggatagctcccggagctattagcgtcgatttccatccacacctagcctaattcgacatggccatgtcgaatttagcgctactcccctcgtcggggaggagtacagaagtcgaattaaagagacctctatgtcgaactaaatagcatcgcagtgtggacgggtgcagggttaattcgatttaacggcgctaacttcgacataaacgcctagtgtagaccaggcctttgtctctctgggtttccaccccccccccctcactggaaaagcaccaggttaaagatggattccagttcaggtgacatgatcacatgtcactgcaagacttcattactcacttgccagcacacacatatacaggaagactcacaggtaaatacagccatctgcagacaatgggagtcatcaagattccaaaccatcattaatggtccacactttacacaattataataggccctcagagttacattttatatttctagttttagatacaagagtggtacatttatacaaatgggatgatcacactcagtagattataagctttgtaatgataccttacaagagaccttttgcatgaggcatatcccagttacttacattcacttattaccgtattttctctaaaactatctcagttacattatattgacttattatcaagtttttataaaaccatatagactgcacaacgtcacaccctcctcctgaacttactgccagagacttggacactgaccatggcggaggcagtatacctaaaattcatttttgggctcccctatggggcagacactcctgtgtcccccaaaagggaaagagaccctgacccagctgtaggctcacagcttccagctatgagggacctttcgctggccagcaaaatcccccccctttcactcaggttgggtttgcttccagctagagtccttggggtttgttcccaccgcagcagtcaccaggaccccaacttccagctccaggatacatgtctctgtgcacctcttccactccattacagccaggtcatgcttctgggtcttaattgctttgtctcttaagtccaggctggtgggcagccttttctttttccaggtcaggctttccccaggcaaattgtacatcaatttccatttgtcttcccttgagaccatcacttgatgagctgggataccacagagaacatcctcctgccagaacaggcacccctccactcctgtcttgctaaattagacaccccagtcagcttcagcacagacagaggttgggccacacccatctgcagctcactgaaactgagatgcactcagctcaggggcttcttagttaacagagacattcccagcgcccattgttcagtctttctgggcaatttgcaacttgtgtagttttaacttcttttgatcttcattcttacttattttgcttctttttctgtccctacttccctttcccgaaataagcaaacagaaaataacaaaccagtaaccactttgtcttttctccagccaccacacttaaaactcacttaaaatcactaccagtatctcaaagcaatcagctgtgcacagaccctgctcgactacgccactgtgacgggttggatcacagaaacccccttgggagctgccaccagatgtgcaaagactacccctgcttctgttttccctgccagctcaggactccagcaccctgtcttgctgagccagacactcctgtttggctccacacacagatccagggactgaatcacttgtcccaaagctgcaagtttacctgaaaacagcgtacagaagtgtgcttgtctttagcactcagatgcccaactcccagtggggtctaaacccagataaatccgttttaccatgcataaagcttatgcagggcaaactcataaattgttcgccctctataacactgatagagagagatgcacagttgtttgctcccccaggtattaatacatactctgagtaaattactaaataaaaagtgattttattaaatacagacagtaggatttaagtggttcaaagtagtaacagacagaacaaagcaagtcaccaagcaaaataaaataaaatgcgcaaatctatgcctaatcaaactaaatacagataatctcaccctcagagatgtttcagtaagtttttctcagactagacaccttccaggcctgggcacaattatttcccctggtacagctcttgttgcagctcaggtggtagctaggggattcttcatgatggcttctcctcctctctgttctcttcccccctttatatatcttttgcataaggcgggaactctttgtctctctgggtttccacccccccccccccctcactggaaaagcaccaggttaaagatggattccagttcaggtgacatgatcacatgtcactgcaagacttcattactcacttgccagcacacacatatacaggaagactcacaggtaaatacagccatctgcagacaatgggagtcatcaagattctaaaccatcattaatggtccacactttacacaattataataggccctcagagttacattttatatttctagttttagatacaagagtggtacatttatacaaatgggatgatcacactcagtagattataagctttgtaatgataccttacaagagaccttttgcatgaggcatatcccagttacttacattcacttattaccgtattttctctaaaactatctcagttacattatattgacttattatcaagtttttataaaaccatatagactgcacaacgtcacacgtGCCTCACCACCCACTCCACaagggcccaagcctcctcgactgccttcctggctcatgtcctgatccaggacatttgtagagcggcggtttggtcattgATCCACACCTTCGCCGCTCACTATGCGCTtgtacagcagtccagagacgatgctgcattcgaaTCAGTGGTTTTGCACacagcgatgtctcactccgaccccacctcctaggtaaggcttgatagtcacctaattggaatcgatatgagcaagcactcaaagaaaaaacggttactcacctttgtaactgttgttcttcgagatgtgttgctcatatccattccaaacccgccccccttccccactgtcggagtagccggcaagaaggaactgagggggcgctgggtcggctggggt harbors:
- the LOC135982402 gene encoding uncharacterized protein LOC135982402 is translated as MEPAATIAAVVAALNVSQLIIKVSLRQMQKSQARRLRHRGDVLKSESSTDLSESRRPSAEDITVAMGHVDAVERRFWARETSTEWWDRIVLQVWDESQWLRNFRMRKGTFLELCELLSPALKRSDTRLRAALSVQKRVAIALWKLATPDSYRSVANQFGVGKSTVGVVVMQVAKAIVDVLLPKVVTLGNVEAIIDGFAAMGFPNCGGAIDGTHIPILAPDHQATQYINRKGYFSMVLQALVDHRGRFTNIYVGWPGKVHDARVFRNSGLFRRLQQAGHHGRHHPDEDLRERQRENAPGKPPKTRAVCRPAVQSNDPRVPDNLVARQRVVLRRTQ
- the LOC135982401 gene encoding uncharacterized protein LOC135982401, which encodes MQSSPAVMAVQSGNRKRAPAWTDREVLDLIAVWGDESVLSELRSKRRNAKIYEKISKDMAERGYSRDATQCRVKIKELRQGYQKTKEANGRSGSHPQTSRFYEALHSILGAAATTTPPVTVDSEDGILSTAGSSDMLGDGEDEEGDEEGEAVGSSHNADFPDSQDLFITLTEIPYEASPAITPDTESGEGSATPSATVSQPSLESHSQRLARIRRRKKRTREDMFSELMASSQAQAAQQTQWRENLTRMHQANMDREERWRQEDQQATQTLLGLLREQTDTLRRLVDVLQERRQEDRAPLQSISNRPPPPPSPIPTSPKVQRRRGGRVPANSHSTPAESSSSRRLSFPKI